In Camelus ferus isolate YT-003-E chromosome 10, BCGSAC_Cfer_1.0, whole genome shotgun sequence, the following proteins share a genomic window:
- the LOC102504321 gene encoding olfactory receptor 51B6 encodes MWLNTTASPFLLTGFPGMEKAHHWISIPLLVVYISILLGNGTLLFLIRNNYNLHEPMYYFLAMLAATDLGVTLTTMPTVLGVLWLNHREIGHGACFFQAYFIHTLSIAESGILLSMAYDHFIAICNPLRYSSILTNTKVIKIGMGVLTRAGLSIMPIILCLPWFPYCRSRVLSHAFCLHQDVIKLACANITFNRLYPVVVVFAMVLLDFLIIFFSYTLILKTVMSITSGERAKALNTCVSHICCILVFYVTVVGLTFIHRFGRHAPHVVHITMSYVYFLFPPFMNPVIYSIKTKQIQSGIIRFFSLPHSRA; translated from the coding sequence ATGTGGCTCAACACCACTGCTTCCCCATTTCTGCTGACTGGTTTCCCAGGCATGGAGAAGGCACATCACTGGATCTCCATCCCATTATTGGTGGTTTACATCTCCATACTTCTTGGTAATGGCACCCTTCTCTTTCTCATCAGGAATAATTATAACCTCCATGAGCCCATGTACTATTTCTTAGCTATGTTGGCAGCCACTGACCTTGGAGTGACATTGACCACGATGCCCACAGTTCTGGGGGTCCTGTGGTTGAATCACAGGGAGATTGGCCATGGGGCCTGCTTCTTTCAGGCCTACTTTATTCATACTCTTTCTATAGCAGAATCTGGTATTTTGCTTTCCATGGCCTATGACCATTTTATTGCCATCTGCAACCCCTTGAGATATTCTTCAATTCTTACCAACACCAAGGTAATAAAGATTGGGATGGGGGTATTGACAAGGGCCGGTCTGTCAATTATGCCAATAATTCTTTGCCTTCCCTGGTTTCCCTATTGTCGATCCCGGGTACTCTCCCATGCTTTCTGTCTACACCAGGATGTCATCAAGTTAGCCTGTGCTAACATTACTTTCAATCGTCTCTATCCAGTTGTGGTTGTATTTGCAATGGTCTTGTTGGACTTCCTCATCATATTTTTCTCCTACACTTTGATCCTCAAGACTGTCATGAGCATCACTTCTGGAGAAAGGGCCAAAGCCCTCAACACATGTGTCTCCCACATCTGCTGCATCCTGGTTTTCTATGTCACTGTGGTTGGTCTGACATTCATCCATAGGTTTGGAAGACATGCTCCTCATGTGGTCCACATCACGATGAGCTATGTCtacttcctttttccccctttcatgaACCCTGTCATCTATAGCATTAAAACCAAGCAGATCCAGAGTGGTATAATTCGcttcttttctctgcctcattctAGAGCATAA